From Oncorhynchus mykiss isolate Arlee chromosome 6, USDA_OmykA_1.1, whole genome shotgun sequence, the proteins below share one genomic window:
- the LOC110525730 gene encoding LIM domain kinase 2, translated as MEELEGTHGRHCAGCGGVIQDAFNVKVLQGTWHNTCFQCSECCDHLTNWYYEKNGKLYCRKHYWEKFGELCHGCSLLMIGPAMVAGEYKYHPECFVCLSCKVVIEDRDTYALVERSKLYCGKCYKQVVLAPVLEKRSADSALDSLPHTVTLISMPSATNSKRGFSVSVLRDVASGSASVQVKEVRGMHISPEVRNAIHVGDRILEINGLPVGTLMEEEVEDLIHRTSQTLHLLIEYDPVRQRLERLRLGSSHNRLGVPATSRMRLSSPSDSVLERTDLVDDATLKRRSLRRSNSICKSPGPASPKEHPILTRDIGRSESLRSSSSCSHRIFRPCDLIHGEVLGKGFFGQAIKVTHKATGEVMVMKELIRCDEETQKTFLKEVKVMRSLEHPHVLKFIGVLYKDKRLNLITEFIQGGTLKDFIRDMDQFPWEQRVSFAKGIASGMAYLHSMSIIHRDLNSDNCLVKLDNTVVVADFGLSRLMVEEKVKHPPPEKLANKKRVFRRIDRKKRYTVVGNPYWMAPEMLNGKRYDEKVDIFSFGIVLCEIIGQVNADPECLPRTYDFGLNVDKFMEKFLPDDCPQAFFALAVACCDLIPENRPASQKLEDCFEALYLNQEMGIPLPAELEELHQRLCRLHPPKDSSSPSQSTPPTPAPAEDPSLADNST; from the exons GTGCTCGGAATGCTGTGACCACCTGACCAACTGGTACTATGAGAAGAATGGCAAGCTGTACTGCCGTAAACACTACTGGGAGAAGTTTGGGGAGCTGTGTCACGGCTGTTCTCTGCTCATGATTGGACCTGCCATG GTGGCTGGAGAATACAAGTATCACCCAGAATGCTTTGTATGTCTGAGCTGCAAGGTGGTCATCGAGGACAGAGACACCTACGCCTTGGTGGAGCGATCCAAGCTGTACTG TGGGAAGTGCTATAAGCAGGTAGTCCTGGCCCCCGTGCTGGAGAAGCGTTCGGCCGACTCGGCCCTGGACTCTCTGCCCCACACGGTCACCCTCATCTCCATGCCCTCTGCCACCAACAGCAAGAGgggcttctctgtctctgtcctaagAGACGTTGCCAGCGGCTCCGCTAGCGTTCAAGTCAAAGA GGTCAGAGGAATGCATATCAGCCCGGAAGTTCGGAATGCCATCCATGTTGGTGACCGGATCCTGGAGATCAACGGTCTTCCAGTGGGAACACTGATGGAGGAAGAG GTGGAGGACCTCATTCATCGGACCAGTCAGACGCTGCATCTGCTCATAGAGTATGATCCAGTCAGGCAGCGGTTAGAAAGGCTCAGACTGGGGTCCTCGCACAACCGCTTGGGGGTCCCCGCCACCTCCCGCATGCGCCTGTCTTCGCCCTCTGACAGTGTCCTGGAGAGGACAGATCTGGTGGATGATGCCACCCTAAAGAGGAGGTCTCTAAG GCGTAGCAACAGCATCTGTAAGTCCCCTGGGCCAGCCTCCCCTAAGGAACACCCTATCTTGACCCGGGACATCGGGCGCTCTGAATCCCTGCGCTCCTCCAGCAGCTGCTCTCATCGCATCTTCCGCCCCTGTGACCTCATCCATGGAGAGGTGCTGGGCAAGGGCTTCTTTGGCCAGGCTATCAAG GTGACCCACAAAGCCACTGGTGAGGTGATGGTGATGAAGGAGCTGATTCGCTGTGATGAGGAGACCCAGAAGACCTTTCTAAAGGAG gTCAAAGTGATGAGGAGTCTGGAACATCCCCACGTGTTGAAGTTCATCGGCGTGCTATACAAGGACAAGAGGCTGAATTTAATAACCGAGTTTATCCAGGGAGGGACACTGAAGGATTTCATTAGAGACATG GACCAGTTTCCATGGGAGCAGAGGGTCAGCTTCGCTAAAGGTATTGCTTCTGGAATG GCCTACTTGCATTCAATGAGCATCATCCATAGAGATCTTAACTCTGACAACTGCCTGGTGAAACTG GACAACACAGTGGTGGTGGCAGACTTCGGCCTATCCCGGCTCATGGTGGAGGAGAAGGTCAAGCACCCTCCCCCAGAGAAATTGGCCAATAAGAAAAGAGTGTTCAGGCGCATTGATCGTAAGAAGCGCTACACAGTGGTGGGGAACCCCTACTGGATGGCTCCAGAGATGCTGAACG GTAAACGCTATGATGAAAAGGTGGACATTTTCTCCTTTGGAATTGTGCTTTGTGAG ATTATTGGGCAGGTGAATGCCGACCCAGAGTGCCTTCCAAGGACCTATGACTTTGGCCTCAATGTAGACAAGTTCATGGAGAAGTTCCTTCCTGATGACTGCCCACAAGCTTTCTTTGCATTGGCTGTGGCTTGTTGTGACCTCATCCCTGAAAACCG GCCTGCCTCCCAGAAGCTGGAGGACTGTTTCGAAGCCCTGTACCTCAACCAGGAGATGGGTATCCCTCTGCCAGCCGAACTGGAAGAGCTGCACCAGAGACTGTGTCGACTCCACCCCCCCAAAGACAGCTCCTCTCCGTCCCAGTCCACACCCCCAACGCCAGCCCCTGCTGAGGATCCCAGCCTGGCTGACAACAGCACCTAG